Proteins encoded in a region of the Rhodothermales bacterium genome:
- a CDS encoding AAA family ATPase: protein MSITIDQKSQVIDLIRRKYPEWDSFEHRPFLRDEINTRRLTVKKATALLSESTLAHMLVTRETEAFIDRLERLGKATNLLDRPGTEHGDLEILYVPTLDKPVFCAQIYHLLHGTESAQERLGAYLRYVEDHELPNSWTFPTYLLFFSNPRTDFFVEPQPTEWFLKYIGLSPYLGKPSPETYVAVKEFAHGLKHALAEYRPHDMLDIQSLIRVCAAMSQPASRPAPAVAAGEPPAPEPVELWTEQETEDADATVLHPSTPLAQAAPTRTSEPQPTLPNGNRPATPLDQHYRTFLETFMTSPNGIAMAAAFARAREQAEQHFAHVVAEHELGEIVTERVFLHLLPHADRREHVASGAWVHPMPAMDDALNGLARLSSVEREQAAIALLELTRQCVYNPRTITSYIERFRLHAQAAPFQSRHVSPMLHALKPGSFLLATEDTVSTINFFSGTSYTGQIEHYPDINDAGQALVRYLHSGANAFGFKSIQNTDLFAIFCSWFIAHHGPRKAGPKKNIDLPAVDTPLSGDGGPMRQEPAVDALTQHAAPNGPEDTRPEPEAPAVDHAQRDEPEPPAGPPPMQTVDTLDETEIIVEIDSPADDWTMPVTPSIADEPASTESSAAEWTTPDVRPVETEGTALRREDDEADPEPTSIERSEPEQHAEGSSDGSWTNDLLAEAQAIDEQAPPPLTESDAQALAEEARAIDRLLEANAAGHDAATPEGYQAGFEAGFDADFDAGYDTGYEVDFGSTFDAGQDDPHDAHDDDFGFGDAASAGVDDIPEVLRTMNSATPSIESAPTDPAGDSASQLADIEPPVTEIDVEMVAEREPESVAELIDDTLYASVTQSNEGPVEDVVPESATALDSESVSDAVSDAVSDAASETVLEKVAEPIYLPHTYVDDTDDLDTDDAEVVTVLDPIIETVLEPLTPPADASVEEPAEVERYDLTPPVILPDPLVECAEMTGYSVAELRGWIATIRRKRQVIISGPPGAGKTYLARHLARVLAESGDGFAETVQFHPSYGYEDFVGPFTGAGNDASLPVLGRFPLFCERVARRSGDCVMVIDEINRADLSRVFGELVYLLEYRDDTITLAAGATLRVPENALVIGTMNALAGPAIDPIVHRRFAFIDLPPRLDVLERYLTRTGFPAGPLVAMLERLNSEIADPDRKLGISSFMRTDLADHLEAIWRTEVEPALEASFYGRPERLAAYRWERVSDSL from the coding sequence ATGAGCATCACTATCGATCAAAAATCGCAGGTCATCGACCTCATCCGCCGCAAATACCCGGAGTGGGATTCGTTTGAACACCGCCCATTCCTCCGAGACGAAATCAACACCCGGCGTCTGACGGTAAAAAAAGCGACGGCCCTGCTGAGCGAGAGCACCCTCGCCCACATGCTCGTCACCCGCGAAACCGAAGCGTTCATCGATCGGCTAGAACGCCTCGGTAAGGCAACCAACCTGCTCGACCGCCCCGGCACCGAACATGGGGATCTCGAAATCCTCTACGTGCCCACGCTAGACAAGCCGGTGTTCTGCGCCCAGATCTACCACCTGCTCCACGGCACGGAGTCCGCCCAGGAGCGTCTGGGGGCGTATCTCCGCTATGTGGAGGACCACGAACTGCCGAACAGCTGGACCTTTCCGACCTACCTGCTCTTTTTCTCGAATCCGCGCACCGACTTCTTCGTGGAGCCCCAGCCGACCGAGTGGTTCCTCAAGTATATCGGGCTCTCTCCCTACCTCGGCAAACCGTCGCCCGAGACGTACGTCGCGGTGAAGGAGTTTGCGCACGGGTTGAAACATGCGCTGGCTGAATACCGCCCGCATGACATGCTTGACATTCAAAGCCTGATCCGTGTCTGCGCCGCGATGAGCCAGCCGGCAAGCCGGCCTGCGCCGGCGGTCGCCGCCGGCGAACCGCCCGCCCCGGAGCCCGTGGAGTTATGGACAGAGCAGGAGACGGAGGATGCGGACGCCACGGTGCTCCACCCCTCCACTCCACTCGCCCAGGCGGCGCCCACGCGTACCAGCGAACCGCAGCCGACGCTACCGAACGGAAATCGGCCGGCAACGCCGCTCGACCAGCATTACCGGACGTTCCTCGAGACGTTTATGACGTCTCCCAACGGCATCGCCATGGCGGCGGCTTTCGCCCGGGCGCGCGAACAGGCGGAGCAACACTTCGCGCATGTCGTCGCTGAACACGAACTCGGCGAAATCGTCACCGAACGGGTGTTCCTCCATTTGCTCCCACACGCCGACCGCCGGGAGCATGTCGCCAGTGGCGCCTGGGTCCATCCGATGCCGGCCATGGACGACGCCCTCAACGGCCTCGCTCGTCTGTCGTCGGTGGAACGCGAACAGGCCGCCATCGCGCTCCTCGAACTCACGCGGCAGTGTGTGTACAACCCCCGCACCATCACCTCGTATATCGAACGGTTCAGGCTCCACGCGCAGGCCGCTCCGTTCCAGAGCCGGCATGTGTCGCCGATGCTGCACGCCCTCAAGCCGGGCTCGTTCCTCCTCGCCACGGAGGACACGGTATCGACAATCAATTTTTTTAGCGGAACCAGCTATACCGGCCAGATTGAACACTACCCGGACATCAACGACGCCGGCCAGGCCCTCGTCCGTTATCTCCACTCCGGCGCCAATGCCTTCGGCTTCAAGAGCATCCAGAACACCGATCTCTTTGCCATCTTCTGCTCGTGGTTCATCGCCCATCACGGCCCGCGTAAAGCGGGGCCCAAAAAGAACATCGACCTCCCGGCAGTCGACACCCCGCTGTCCGGCGACGGCGGTCCGATGCGGCAGGAGCCTGCCGTTGACGCGCTAACCCAACACGCGGCCCCGAACGGACCGGAAGACACACGCCCCGAACCGGAGGCGCCGGCCGTCGATCACGCCCAACGTGACGAACCCGAACCCCCCGCTGGGCCGCCACCGATGCAGACGGTCGATACCCTCGACGAGACCGAAATCATCGTAGAAATTGACTCACCCGCAGACGACTGGACGATGCCCGTCACGCCGTCCATCGCAGACGAACCGGCCTCTACAGAGTCGTCCGCGGCAGAGTGGACTACACCCGACGTGCGTCCCGTCGAAACCGAAGGGACGGCGCTCAGGCGGGAAGACGACGAGGCGGATCCGGAACCCACGTCTATCGAACGGTCCGAGCCCGAACAGCATGCCGAAGGCTCTAGCGATGGTTCATGGACAAACGACCTCCTCGCCGAAGCCCAGGCCATCGACGAACAGGCGCCACCGCCCCTGACGGAGAGCGATGCGCAGGCCCTCGCCGAAGAGGCGCGCGCCATCGATCGACTGCTTGAAGCCAATGCTGCCGGCCACGACGCCGCCACGCCCGAAGGATATCAAGCGGGTTTCGAAGCGGGCTTCGATGCCGACTTCGATGCGGGGTACGACACGGGGTATGAGGTCGACTTCGGATCGACATTCGATGCGGGCCAGGACGACCCGCACGATGCGCATGATGACGACTTCGGCTTCGGCGATGCGGCCAGCGCCGGCGTCGACGATATCCCCGAGGTGCTGCGCACGATGAACAGCGCCACACCGTCCATCGAATCCGCACCTACGGATCCTGCCGGCGACTCGGCCAGTCAGTTGGCCGACATCGAACCGCCCGTTACGGAAATCGACGTCGAAATGGTCGCCGAAAGGGAGCCCGAATCGGTTGCCGAATTGATTGACGACACGCTTTACGCATCGGTCACCCAATCGAACGAGGGTCCGGTGGAAGACGTCGTGCCTGAGTCCGCCACCGCCCTGGATTCCGAATCGGTGTCGGATGCGGTGTCGGATGCGGTGTCGGATGCAGCTTCGGAAACGGTGCTGGAAAAGGTCGCCGAACCGATCTATCTCCCTCATACGTACGTCGACGACACGGACGATCTCGACACGGACGACGCGGAGGTTGTCACCGTGCTCGACCCGATCATCGAAACCGTACTCGAACCCCTCACGCCGCCGGCCGACGCATCCGTAGAGGAGCCGGCCGAGGTCGAACGCTACGACCTCACGCCGCCGGTCATCCTGCCCGACCCTCTGGTGGAATGCGCCGAGATGACGGGCTACAGCGTCGCCGAACTGCGGGGTTGGATCGCGACAATTCGCCGGAAGAGACAGGTGATCATCAGCGGACCTCCGGGCGCCGGCAAGACCTATCTCGCGCGCCATCTGGCCCGCGTGTTGGCTGAATCCGGCGACGGGTTTGCAGAAACCGTCCAGTTTCACCCCAGCTACGGGTACGAGGACTTTGTCGGGCCGTTCACTGGTGCCGGGAACGACGCATCCCTGCCGGTCCTGGGGCGCTTCCCGCTCTTCTGCGAACGCGTGGCTCGGCGCTCGGGGGACTGTGTGATGGTGATCGACGAGATCAACCGCGCCGACCTGAGCCGTGTCTTCGGAGAGCTGGTATACCTGCTCGAATACCGCGACGACACGATCACGCTGGCGGCCGGCGCCACCCTCCGTGTCCCCGAAAACGCCCTCGTGATTGGCACGATGAACGCGCTGGCGGGGCCGGCGATCGACCCGATCGTGCACCGGCGATTCGCCTTCATCGACCTCCCCCCACGGCTGGATGTGCTCGAGCGGTACCTCACCCGCACCGGCTTCCCGGCCGGCCCGCTGGTCGCCATGCTCGAACGACTGAACAGCGAGATCGCCGACCCGGACCGCAAGCTGGGTATCTCCAGCTTCATGCGTACGGATCTGGCCGACCATCTCGAAGCCATCTGGCGGACGGAAGTCGAGCCGGCGCTGGAGGCCAGCTTCTACGGCCGGCCTGAACGGCTGGCGGCCTATCGCTGGGAACGGGTCAGCGATAGCCTATAA
- a CDS encoding MFS transporter, whose protein sequence is MPRSPILQSFVPARLSLMMFLQFFIWGAWYVTVGNYMAANGLSHVIHWAYTVGPVSALISPFVLGNLADRYVATERVLAVLNLVGGAAMLGAALVGGSSAPAFIGLLFVHTFCFFPTPGLANALIFHHVSDSERLYPLIRVFGSMGWIIAGVLVSLVLGADETPIPMYLAGGTAVAMGLYCFTLPHTPPKGSRVDVTWRQRLGLDAFDLLKRRPFLVFVLCELLISIPLSTYYAYAPVFVNAAGVENPGFQMSFGQVSEVLFMLFMPWVLVRLGVKRMMVVGFVAWLFRFALMSLAAYHAGSYAFILAGILLHGICFDFVYIAGEIFVNRQVTPEKRGQAQGLLVMMRSGVGMMIGAQISGIMFNRLFIGELTDMTGWVTFWMIPGVIAVAILVIFLVFFRDEGDGTWGRTGGQPAPAARVSETL, encoded by the coding sequence ATGCCGAGGTCTCCAATTTTGCAGTCCTTCGTACCCGCCAGGCTCAGCCTGATGATGTTTCTACAGTTCTTCATCTGGGGCGCGTGGTACGTCACGGTGGGCAACTACATGGCGGCGAACGGGCTTTCGCACGTCATCCACTGGGCCTACACGGTCGGGCCGGTTTCGGCGCTCATCTCCCCCTTCGTGCTAGGCAACCTGGCGGATCGCTACGTGGCCACCGAACGGGTGCTGGCGGTGCTCAACCTCGTCGGGGGCGCGGCTATGCTCGGGGCAGCGCTGGTGGGCGGGTCCTCGGCGCCGGCATTTATCGGGTTGTTGTTCGTCCACACCTTCTGCTTCTTCCCCACGCCCGGCCTGGCCAACGCGCTCATCTTCCATCACGTGTCGGACTCGGAGCGCCTCTATCCGCTCATTCGGGTGTTCGGGTCGATGGGGTGGATCATCGCCGGCGTGCTGGTGAGCCTGGTGCTCGGGGCCGACGAGACGCCCATCCCGATGTATCTGGCCGGGGGCACGGCCGTCGCTATGGGGCTTTATTGTTTTACGTTGCCGCACACGCCTCCCAAGGGATCACGGGTCGATGTGACGTGGCGGCAGCGCCTCGGGCTGGACGCGTTTGATTTGCTCAAGCGCCGGCCGTTTCTGGTGTTCGTGCTCTGCGAACTGCTCATCTCGATTCCGCTGTCCACCTACTATGCCTATGCGCCGGTGTTTGTCAACGCCGCGGGCGTGGAGAACCCGGGCTTTCAGATGTCCTTTGGCCAGGTGAGCGAGGTCCTCTTCATGCTTTTTATGCCGTGGGTGCTTGTACGGCTGGGCGTGAAGCGGATGATGGTGGTGGGGTTCGTGGCGTGGTTGTTTCGGTTCGCATTGATGTCGCTCGCCGCTTACCACGCCGGCAGCTACGCGTTTATCCTCGCCGGAATCCTGTTGCACGGCATCTGCTTCGACTTCGTCTACATCGCCGGCGAGATCTTCGTTAACCGCCAGGTGACCCCCGAAAAGCGCGGTCAGGCGCAGGGGCTGCTGGTCATGATGCGGTCCGGCGTCGGGATGATGATCGGTGCGCAGATCTCGGGCATCATGTTCAACCGGTTGTTCATCGGCGAACTGACGGACATGACGGGGTGGGTCACGTTCTGGATGATCCCCGGCGTGATCGCGGTGGCCATCCTGGTCATCTTTCTCGTATTTTTTCGCGACGAAGGAGACGGCACATGGGGGAGAACAGGCGGTCAGCCGGCGCCGGCTGCTCGGGTATCCGAGACGTTATAG
- the larA gene encoding nickel-dependent lactate racemase: MKITLAYGRTGLEIDLPASTDVLRASPVAGLADEPAALRAALREPIGSAPLVARVRRGDRVVVTHSDITRPVPNDRILPVVLEELASAGVRREDITLLNALGTHRQQTEAELRAMLGDGIVDRYRCAQHNAFDDAGLVPVGVTVRGNPVRLNRTMMEADFRVYTGFIEPHFFAGFSGGPKAVLPALAGQESVLSNHGRDMIAHPNATWGVIDGNPIWEEMREAALMTMPAFLVNVAINPAHDITGVFAGELLEAHAAGRAFVRDHVMVGVDAPYDVVVVSNSGYPLDQNLYQTVKGMSAANRIVREGGAIIMCAACQDGLPDHGRYAALLAEAGSPQAVLDMLARPGFGEQDQWQVQVQAQVQLRAEVFVYSEGLSDDQIRRALFTPCRDVGRTVAELIERYGPDARICAMPDGPATVAYVR; the protein is encoded by the coding sequence ATGAAAATCACGCTCGCCTACGGACGCACCGGGTTGGAGATCGACCTCCCCGCGTCGACCGATGTGCTCCGCGCCAGCCCGGTCGCCGGCCTTGCCGATGAGCCGGCCGCCCTCCGCGCCGCACTGCGCGAACCCATCGGCTCCGCCCCTCTCGTCGCCCGCGTACGCCGGGGGGATCGCGTGGTGGTCACTCACAGCGACATCACCCGCCCTGTCCCCAACGACCGGATCCTGCCCGTGGTGCTTGAAGAACTGGCGTCCGCCGGCGTCCGCCGTGAGGACATCACCCTCCTCAACGCGCTCGGCACCCACCGGCAACAGACCGAGGCCGAACTCCGCGCCATGCTCGGCGACGGCATCGTGGACCGCTACCGCTGCGCCCAGCACAACGCCTTCGACGACGCCGGCCTCGTGCCGGTGGGCGTCACCGTCCGCGGCAACCCGGTCCGCCTCAACCGGACGATGATGGAGGCTGACTTTCGCGTCTACACCGGCTTCATCGAGCCCCACTTTTTCGCCGGCTTCAGCGGTGGTCCGAAGGCCGTGCTGCCGGCGCTGGCCGGGCAGGAAAGCGTACTGTCGAACCACGGTCGCGACATGATCGCCCACCCCAACGCCACCTGGGGCGTCATCGACGGCAACCCGATCTGGGAGGAGATGCGCGAGGCCGCGCTGATGACGATGCCGGCATTCCTGGTGAATGTCGCCATCAACCCGGCGCATGACATCACGGGTGTCTTCGCCGGCGAGCTATTGGAGGCCCACGCCGCCGGCCGGGCTTTTGTGCGAGACCATGTCATGGTGGGCGTAGATGCACCCTACGACGTTGTAGTTGTGAGCAACAGCGGCTATCCGCTCGACCAGAACCTGTACCAGACGGTGAAAGGCATGAGCGCCGCCAACCGCATCGTACGTGAAGGGGGCGCGATCATCATGTGCGCCGCCTGCCAGGACGGCTTACCGGACCACGGACGATACGCCGCGCTGCTGGCCGAAGCCGGCTCGCCGCAGGCGGTGCTTGACATGCTGGCGCGCCCGGGCTTCGGCGAGCAGGACCAGTGGCAGGTGCAGGTCCAGGCCCAGGTCCAGCTCCGCGCCGAGGTCTTCGTGTACAGCGAGGGGTTGTCGGACGACCAGATCCGCCGCGCCCTATTCACGCCTTGCCGGGATGTCGGACGGACGGTGGCGGAATTGATCGAAAGGTATGGCCCCGACGCCCGGATTTGCGCTATGCCCGACGGGCCGGCGACGGTGGCGTATGTTCGATGA
- a CDS encoding aminotransferase class IV: MPTIPDPRNEHIFIYVGDRLYPREEAKVSVFDSSVQGGDAVWEGLRVYDGRISELDAHLDRLFASAHAMAFTQVPSRDQVKQALFDTLKANGMRDGAHIRMTLTRGKKVTSGMSPTNNPYGPTLIVLAEWKPPVYSSAGIRLITSSIRRNSPSSIDSKIHHNNLINNILAKIEANFAGVDDAVMLDLYGFVSETNATNIFIVKKGVVLTPNPDACLPGITRALVLDLCRLNDIPAREKNISMTEVYTADEMFTTGSMGELTPVLEVDGRRIGAGDVGPMTRRLQQLHATWVRSHGEPLPPF; this comes from the coding sequence ATGCCAACCATACCCGATCCCCGTAACGAACACATCTTCATCTACGTCGGCGACCGCCTGTACCCTCGCGAGGAGGCGAAGGTCTCCGTGTTCGACAGCTCCGTCCAGGGCGGCGACGCCGTCTGGGAGGGCCTGCGCGTGTACGACGGTAGGATTTCAGAGCTCGACGCCCACCTCGACCGCCTGTTTGCCTCGGCGCACGCGATGGCGTTTACACAGGTCCCTTCCCGCGACCAGGTGAAGCAGGCGCTGTTTGATACCCTCAAGGCCAACGGCATGCGCGACGGCGCGCACATTCGGATGACGCTCACGCGGGGGAAGAAGGTGACCTCCGGCATGAGCCCGACAAACAACCCGTACGGCCCGACACTGATCGTCCTGGCCGAGTGGAAGCCGCCCGTGTACAGTTCCGCCGGCATCCGGCTCATCACCTCGTCGATCCGCCGCAACAGCCCGTCGAGCATCGACTCGAAGATCCACCACAACAACCTCATTAATAACATCCTCGCGAAAATCGAAGCCAACTTCGCCGGCGTCGACGACGCCGTCATGCTCGATCTCTATGGGTTCGTCTCCGAGACCAACGCGACGAACATCTTTATCGTCAAAAAAGGTGTCGTCCTCACCCCCAACCCGGACGCCTGTCTGCCCGGCATCACGCGGGCGTTGGTGCTGGACCTGTGCCGGCTCAACGACATCCCCGCCCGCGAAAAAAACATCTCGATGACGGAGGTTTACACAGCCGATGAGATGTTCACCACAGGTTCGATGGGCGAGCTCACGCCAGTGCTGGAGGTGGATGGCCGGCGCATCGGCGCGGGCGACGTGGGCCCCATGACCCGCCGGCTCCAGCAACTCCATGCTACCTGGGTGCGCTCCCACGGCGAGCCGCTGCCGCCGTTTTGA
- a CDS encoding caspase family protein, translating into MARIYALLAGINDYSQNAAVNLKGCLDDIAFYEDLLKTNYPNELALVKLTDADATRENLIDQFRKHLGQAGKDDVALLVYAGHGARWKAAGAFTTYFPDGYDEGFVCYNSRSKPDAYDLGDKEIALLLKEVERNNPHIAVILDCCHSGSATRGAAEVEGALIRATLTMEDERPLESYLHSDTLRIEYAGALKRGELAIPKTKHILLAACDRTQSAHEEKRRGLFSYSLQQVFTQHGVDLSYAELFSRTRATMRDQKKQDPQFETYDHFNAYTTFLGSKVMRQKRHLVFFDTRDQAWMVECGAVHNLPSDADKPAELTLYNDAGKVVGQTRTTQVGIQKSAIAMPAALAGNPAAQFKASITSLPIPPEPVYIEGPKAQVAALKKALDPSIGATFVDAAEGTRYMITARDGEYRLIQRDTGLFVQGVKGYGEAGAMLTAVLQPVIQWERALRLHNTSTRLDTSKVEIRYADGPEQGANVYEIGLTDAAGRPFPDKKERVLEIGQSNKLYNDNEVVVTYKAPDGVDDESYDIPTRFLIRNRTSQPLYALLLYFSREFKIRQNANEPIPPGQEFSVLDQGSLFLDAGLNEETVWYKLIVSTERIDDQLLTMDGFELGNYLVATRGERRHEDKKLEPTNDWFTKTWRVKIVRQNKAVGEAPVPVEALKLTIDPHPSIKAKVNTTAVSTGTRGATSDGAYYDVLERAGLSLFSPGRTRGDAAPAHVLELTDIDGDAGLAENPLMMTMQADLDENEVLLPLAFDGEQFVLVGDSERTPDGAARIRIDEIPEATTNRRSLGKALKLYFFKAYLARDVANINRLGWVKTTADGLEIIPKGAKTQVQEAKNILLVIHGIIGDTKTIVPGLADIAGGLQTKFDTILTYDYENLNTPIEETALTLKKQLEDAGFGPDDGKKLTILAHSMGGLVSRCFIERLGGHTFVDHLVMAGTPNGGSPFGEFGQAREAMKRVTGLVVNFVPSVIPFLGSFVNSLHNVLEGSEQITPTLEQMNPSSTFLALLNDASANPGIRYSIVAGDMGQVSETEQRGFLKKFLVKVGHSKTASALFDGAPNDIAVSVASIKQVSATRTPAPVIRDAPCHHLSYFNSEAGVRVLSQVEW; encoded by the coding sequence ATGGCCCGAATCTACGCGCTGCTCGCCGGCATCAACGACTATTCGCAGAATGCCGCCGTCAACCTGAAAGGGTGTCTCGACGACATCGCCTTCTACGAGGATCTCCTCAAAACCAACTACCCGAACGAGCTCGCGCTCGTCAAGCTGACCGATGCCGACGCCACGCGCGAGAACCTGATCGACCAGTTCCGAAAGCACCTCGGCCAGGCCGGCAAGGACGACGTGGCGCTCCTGGTGTACGCCGGCCACGGCGCCCGCTGGAAAGCCGCCGGCGCGTTCACGACCTATTTCCCGGACGGGTACGACGAGGGATTCGTCTGTTACAACAGCCGCAGCAAACCCGACGCGTACGACCTGGGCGACAAGGAAATCGCGCTCCTGCTCAAGGAGGTCGAGCGCAACAACCCCCACATCGCCGTCATCCTGGACTGCTGCCATTCCGGCTCAGCCACCCGCGGCGCCGCCGAGGTGGAGGGCGCCCTCATCCGCGCCACGCTGACGATGGAGGACGAACGGCCGCTAGAGTCCTACCTGCACAGCGACACCCTCCGTATCGAATACGCCGGCGCGCTCAAGCGCGGCGAGCTGGCGATCCCCAAGACCAAACACATTCTGCTGGCCGCCTGCGACCGCACGCAGTCCGCCCACGAGGAAAAACGGCGCGGGCTCTTCTCCTATTCGCTCCAGCAGGTATTTACGCAGCATGGGGTCGACCTCAGCTACGCCGAACTCTTCTCCCGCACCCGCGCGACGATGCGCGACCAGAAAAAGCAAGATCCTCAGTTCGAGACGTACGACCACTTCAATGCCTACACGACTTTCCTCGGCTCGAAAGTGATGCGTCAGAAGCGGCACCTCGTCTTTTTTGACACGCGCGACCAGGCCTGGATGGTGGAGTGCGGAGCCGTGCACAACCTGCCGAGCGACGCCGATAAGCCGGCCGAGCTGACGCTTTACAACGACGCCGGCAAGGTCGTCGGCCAGACACGCACTACGCAGGTCGGCATCCAGAAAAGCGCCATTGCCATGCCGGCGGCGCTGGCCGGCAATCCCGCCGCTCAGTTCAAAGCCTCGATCACCAGCCTGCCCATCCCCCCGGAGCCCGTATACATCGAAGGCCCGAAGGCGCAGGTCGCCGCCCTGAAAAAAGCACTCGACCCGTCGATCGGCGCCACGTTCGTCGATGCCGCGGAAGGCACACGGTACATGATCACGGCCCGTGACGGCGAATACCGCCTCATCCAGCGGGATACCGGCCTGTTTGTCCAGGGCGTAAAGGGGTATGGCGAAGCCGGCGCGATGCTAACGGCCGTGCTCCAGCCGGTCATCCAGTGGGAACGCGCTCTCCGGCTGCACAACACCAGCACCCGTCTTGACACCTCGAAGGTAGAGATCCGGTATGCAGACGGACCCGAGCAGGGCGCGAATGTCTACGAGATCGGCCTCACCGATGCCGCCGGCCGGCCATTTCCCGACAAGAAGGAGCGGGTGCTCGAAATCGGCCAGTCCAACAAACTGTACAATGACAACGAGGTGGTGGTCACCTACAAGGCTCCGGACGGCGTCGACGACGAATCGTACGACATCCCCACCCGCTTCCTCATCCGCAACCGCACCAGCCAGCCGCTGTACGCTCTGCTGCTTTATTTCTCGCGGGAGTTCAAGATCCGGCAGAACGCCAACGAGCCCATCCCACCGGGCCAGGAGTTTTCCGTGCTCGACCAGGGATCGCTCTTCCTGGACGCCGGCCTGAACGAAGAAACCGTCTGGTACAAACTCATCGTGAGTACGGAGCGAATCGACGACCAGCTGCTGACGATGGACGGGTTCGAGCTGGGCAACTACCTCGTCGCCACACGCGGCGAGCGCCGGCACGAGGACAAAAAGCTCGAACCGACCAACGACTGGTTCACGAAGACCTGGCGCGTTAAGATCGTCCGCCAGAACAAGGCCGTCGGCGAGGCGCCGGTGCCGGTGGAGGCGCTCAAGCTGACGATCGACCCGCACCCGTCGATCAAAGCAAAAGTGAACACTACCGCGGTGTCCACGGGCACTCGCGGCGCCACGAGTGATGGGGCTTATTATGACGTCCTCGAGCGCGCCGGCCTGAGCTTATTCTCTCCCGGCCGCACCCGGGGTGATGCCGCGCCGGCGCATGTGCTGGAATTGACCGACATCGATGGGGACGCTGGCCTGGCCGAGAACCCGCTCATGATGACGATGCAGGCGGACCTCGACGAAAACGAGGTGCTCCTCCCGCTGGCGTTCGACGGCGAGCAGTTCGTCCTCGTGGGGGACTCCGAGCGTACCCCCGACGGCGCGGCCCGCATCCGGATCGACGAGATCCCGGAGGCCACCACCAACCGCCGCAGCCTGGGGAAGGCGCTCAAGCTCTACTTCTTCAAGGCGTATCTGGCGCGCGACGTCGCAAACATCAACAGGCTGGGCTGGGTGAAGACGACCGCCGATGGGCTTGAGATCATCCCGAAAGGCGCCAAAACGCAGGTCCAGGAGGCGAAAAATATCCTGCTGGTCATCCACGGCATCATCGGCGACACGAAGACGATCGTCCCCGGCCTTGCCGACATCGCCGGCGGGCTACAGACGAAGTTCGACACGATCCTCACGTACGACTACGAGAACCTCAACACCCCGATCGAGGAGACCGCCCTCACGCTGAAAAAGCAGCTTGAGGATGCCGGTTTCGGCCCGGACGACGGGAAGAAACTGACGATCCTGGCCCACTCGATGGGCGGCCTCGTGTCACGCTGTTTCATCGAGCGGTTGGGTGGGCACACGTTTGTCGACCACCTCGTGATGGCCGGCACCCCGAATGGTGGATCGCCGTTTGGCGAGTTCGGGCAGGCGCGGGAGGCGATGAAGCGGGTGACCGGACTCGTCGTCAACTTCGTGCCATCCGTCATTCCGTTCCTGGGCTCCTTCGTCAACAGCCTGCACAACGTGCTGGAGGGCAGCGAACAGATCACCCCGACCCTCGAGCAGATGAACCCGTCGTCCACCTTCCTCGCCCTCCTCAACGACGCCAGCGCCAACCCGGGCATCCGGTATTCGATCGTCGCCGGCGACATGGGCCAGGTTTCGGAAACCGAGCAGCGTGGGTTCTTGAAGAAATTCCTGGTGAAGGTGGGCCATAGCAAGACGGCCAGCGCCCTGTTCGACGGTGCGCCGAACGACATCGCCGTAAGCGTGGCGAGCATCAAACAGGTGAGCGCCACGCGTACGCCCGCGCCCGTCATCCGCGATGCGCCGTGTCACCACCTGAGTTACTTCAACTCCGAGGCCGGCGTCAGGGTGTTGAGCCAGGTGGAATGGTGA